The genomic segment GGTCGTGAAATACGGCATGAAGTGCTCCGGCACCAGCGTCCCGAAATTCTCGTTGGTCTGGGTTGCGAGCGTTCCCGTGGCATTGATCCCCATCACCGCCGCGTTGTTCAGCAATACATCGATCGGCATACCGTCGAGCTTGTCAACCAGGGCTTCACGGTGAGCGGCATTGTTGACGTCCAGCGTTTCCACCTGGACGTTTTCGTAAGTCGATGACAACGCCGCAAGCGTGTCCGGTACCTGATCACGGCGATGCGTGGCAATGACGTGCCAGCCCTTGTCCGCATACTGCTTCGCAAACTCCAGTCCAATGCCGCGATTGGAGCCGGTGATCAGGATGGTCTCGGCGCTTGCTACAGACG from the Gemmatimonadota bacterium genome contains:
- a CDS encoding SDR family NAD(P)-dependent oxidoreductase: MKTKPMKTRCFVVFAAMLVSSVASAETILITGSNRGIGLEFAKQYADKGWHVIATHRRDQVPDTLAALSSTYENVQVETLDVNNAAHREALVDKLDGMPIDVLLNNAAVMGINATGTLATQTNENFGTLVPEHFMPYFTTNVLAPLLVSEALVE